From a region of the Castanea sativa cultivar Marrone di Chiusa Pesio chromosome 10, ASM4071231v1 genome:
- the LOC142611708 gene encoding syntaxin-124-like, which translates to MQQGTKNHHVTLFMHLHSLLNFLIEPHFAKLYNLLRRAQKKKNSAKMNDLFSSSFKKYTDLKQQVFLDDMEAGKESVNLDRFFGDVENVKEDMRQVEKLYKQLQEANEECKTVHNAKTMKELRARMDANVGQVLKRVKVVKGKLEGLERSNAANRNVPGCGPGSSADRTRTSVVSGLGKKLKDMMDDFQGLRNRMTAEYKETVERRYFTITGEKANEETIENLISSGESESFLQKAIQEQGRGQILDTISEIQERHDAVKEIEKNLIELHQVFLDMAALVEAQGHQLNDIESHVAHANSFVRRGTEQLQEARVQQKSSRKWTVIAIVGGAVLIFIVLFPLLKTVMPKM; encoded by the coding sequence ATGCAGCAAGGAACCAAAAACCACCATGTTACACtattcatgcatttgcattCATTGCTGAACTTTTTGATAGAACCCCATTTTGCAAAACTATACAATTTGTTAAGAagagcccaaaaaaaaaaaaactcagccaAGATGAACGACTTGTTCTCAAGCTCATTCAAGAAATACACAGACCTGAAGCAGCAGGTTTTTCTGGATGACATGGAAGCTGGCAAAGAGAGTGTCAACCTTGATAGGTTCTTTGGAGATGTTGAGAATGTCAAGGAAGACATGAGGCAAGTTGAGAAGCTGTATAAGCAATTGCAAGAAGCCAATGAAGAATGCAAAACTGTCCACAATGCTAAAACAATGAAGGAGCTTCGAGCCCGGATGGACGCAAATGTTGGTCAAGTCCTCAAACGTGTTAAAGTTGTAAAGGGAAAGCTTGAAGGCTTAGAACGTTCCAATGCAGCTAACAGGAACGTTCCTGGTTGTGGTCCAGGTTCTTCTGCAGATAGAACAAGGACCTCAGTGGTTAGTGGCTTGGGAAAGAAACTCAAGGACATGATGGATGATTTTCAAGGATTAAGAAACAGAATGACAGCTGAGTATAAAGAAACAGTGGAAAGAAGGTATTTCACAATCACAGGAGAGAAGGCAAATGAAGAAACTATTGAGAACTTAATATCAAGTGGAGAAAGTGAAAGTTTTCTGCAGAAGGCAATTCAGGAACAAGGGAGAGGTCAAATATTGGATACCATATCAGAAATTCAAGAAAGACATGATGCTGTGAAGGAGATAGAGAAGAACTTGATTGAGCTTCATCAGGTATTTTTGGACATGGCTGCTCTGGTAGAGGCACAGGGTCATCAACTCAATGACATAGAGAGTCATGTAGCGCATGCTAATTCATTTGTGAGACGAGGCACTGAGCAGCTTCAGGAGGCCAGGGTGCAACAGAAGAGCTCTCGGAAGTGGACAGTCATAGCCATTGTTGGTGGTGCAGTGCTCATCTTTATCGTCCTATTTCCACTCTTAAAAACTGTTATGCCTAAAATGTGA
- the LOC142611709 gene encoding uncharacterized protein LOC142611709 isoform X2, translated as MEMDDHNNKNKNKNKKALFKEVFGDSSDSEDNEQQTQQPQLELELEEEGHHQNPSWEQIKEIKGLWLCRDFLSPPQQSSLVSAILNEGWFTEPSHNQAMRFGDLPAWSSEISNSIRELVLLCDPVDLGTYDEAKEACPFPSDLLRREPLFDQLIVNVYQPGDQCTY; from the exons ATGGAAATGGATGATCacaacaacaagaacaagaacaagaacaagaaggcACTTTTCAAAGAAGTGTTCGGCGATTCATCGGACAGTGAAGACAACGaacaacaaacacaacaacctcaattggaattggaattggaagAAGAAGGGCATCATCAAAACCCGAGTTGGGAACAAATCAAAGAGATCAAAGGTCTTTGGTTGTGCAGAGACTTCCTCTCTCCTCCACAACAATCTTCCCTCGTCTCCGCTATTCTAAACG AAGGATGGTTCACTGAACCCTCACACAACCAG GCTATGAGGTTTGGAGATCTTCCAGCTTGGTCAAGTGAAATTTCAAACTCTATCCGTGAGCTGGTGCTTTTATGTGATCCTGTGGACTTGGGAACTTATGATGAAGCTAAAGAAGCCTGTCCATTCCCATCAGATTTATTGCGGAGAGAGCCACTCTTTGACCAACTCATTGTAAATGTATACCAACCAG GGGATCAGTGCACATATTGA
- the LOC142611709 gene encoding alkylated DNA repair protein ALKBH8 homolog isoform X1 → MEMDDHNNKNKNKNKKALFKEVFGDSSDSEDNEQQTQQPQLELELEEEGHHQNPSWEQIKEIKGLWLCRDFLSPPQQSSLVSAILNEGWFTEPSHNQAMRFGDLPAWSSEISNSIRELVLLCDPVDLGTYDEAKEACPFPSDLLRREPLFDQLIVNVYQPGEGISAHIDLMRFEDGIAIVSLESSCVMHFTQVDRTDCDIKMDPPMTKIPVYLTPGSLVLMSEEARYCWKHEINRKPGFQIWEGQELNQKRRISVTLRKLCKVE, encoded by the exons ATGGAAATGGATGATCacaacaacaagaacaagaacaagaacaagaaggcACTTTTCAAAGAAGTGTTCGGCGATTCATCGGACAGTGAAGACAACGaacaacaaacacaacaacctcaattggaattggaattggaagAAGAAGGGCATCATCAAAACCCGAGTTGGGAACAAATCAAAGAGATCAAAGGTCTTTGGTTGTGCAGAGACTTCCTCTCTCCTCCACAACAATCTTCCCTCGTCTCCGCTATTCTAAACG AAGGATGGTTCACTGAACCCTCACACAACCAG GCTATGAGGTTTGGAGATCTTCCAGCTTGGTCAAGTGAAATTTCAAACTCTATCCGTGAGCTGGTGCTTTTATGTGATCCTGTGGACTTGGGAACTTATGATGAAGCTAAAGAAGCCTGTCCATTCCCATCAGATTTATTGCGGAGAGAGCCACTCTTTGACCAACTCATTGTAAATGTATACCAACCAGGTGAG GGGATCAGTGCACATATTGATCTTATGCGCTTTGAAGATGGAATTGCCATTGTCTCCTTAGAGTCATCATGTGTGATGCATTTCACCCAAGTTGACCGAACAGATTGTGACATCAAAATGGATCCACCCATGACAAAGATCCCTGTTTATCTGACACCAGGATCTCTAGTTCTCATGTCTGAAGAAGCACGTTACTGTTGGAAACATGAAATAAATCGCAAGCCAGGGTTTCAAATATGGGAAGGTCAGGAGCTAAATCAGAAGAGGAGAATCTCAGTAACACTGAGGAAGCTCTGCAAGGTTGAGTAG